The Oncorhynchus keta strain PuntledgeMale-10-30-2019 chromosome 17, Oket_V2, whole genome shotgun sequence genome has a window encoding:
- the LOC118395845 gene encoding adenosine deaminase 2-A-like yields the protein MLHWPESHQVAMVSVLLCWLTLCWCSPDPRLRESLMHQEASRQTGGRLLLTEAELRLSAQLHKLKEQEMKSSDFPPALHFFKAKPLIQRSLIYSLLQRMPKGAALHVHDFSMVGVEWLVRNVTYRPHCYMCITEDQSVRLLFSSGQPKPKPQCSSWMLLETLRAKTGNTTDLDNSLIRNLTLFTEDPEAAYPSQDVVWKRFEQAFTSAWGLVTYAPVFKDYYYEGLRQFYMDSIMYLELRALLPETYELDGSTHDSAWGLKTYQDVTRQFVSEHPDFLGARVIFTVHRQLNASMAWKAVEEAMNLQKVFPEIMAGFDLVGREDSGRPLWYFKEALSLPGERGVNLPFFFHAGETDEEGTDVDGNLLDALLFNTSRIGHGFALLRHPVAKALSRRKEVAVEVCPISNQVLKLVSDLRNHPAAVLMSEGHPLVISSDDPAMFGASGLSHDFYEAFVGLGGMNSHIGTLKELAMNSIRYSSLSPQLKEKALDLWQRKWDKFVSENSQ from the exons ATGTTGCACTGGCCAGAGAGCCACCAGGTGGCTATGGTGTCAGTCCTGCTGTGCTGGTTGACCCTGTGCTGGTGCAGCCCAGACCCTAGGCTCAGAGAGTCTCTGATGCACCAGGAGGCCTCCCGGCAGACAGGGGGCAGGCTGCTGCTGACAGAGGCAGAGCTGCGGCTCAGTGCACAGCTGCACAAACTGAAGGAGCAGGAGATGAAGAGCTCGGACTTCCCTCCTGCCTTGCACTTCTTCAAGGCAAAGCCACTCATCCAGCGCAGCCTCATCTACAGCCTACTGCAGAGGATGCCCAAAG GAGCAGCACTTCATGTCCATGACTTCTCCATGGTGGGAGTGGAGTGGCTGGTAAGGAATGTGACATACCGGCCACATTGCTACATGTGCATTACAGAGGACCAGTCAGTTCGATTACTCTTCTCCTCTGGTCAGCCCAAACCAAAACCTCAGTGCTCTTCTTGGATGCTGCTGGAGACCCTGAGGGCCAAAACAGGCAATACCACTGACCTTGACAATAG CCTCATCCGCAACCTCACACTTTTCACTGAGGACCCAGAGGCTGCCTATCCCAGCCAAGATGTCGTTTGGAAAAGGTTTGAGCAGGCGTTCACTTCGGCTTGGGGACTAGTCACCTACGCTCCTGTGTTCAAGGACTATTATTATGAGGGCCTGAGGCAGTTCTACATGGATAGTATCATGTATCTGGAGCTGAGGGCTTTGCTTCCAGAG ACATACGAGCTGGATGGGAGCACACATGACAGTGCCTGGGGCCTCAAGACCTATCAGGACGTGACCAGGCAGTTTGTGTCAGAGCACCCAGACTTCCTGGGAGCTCGTGTCATCTTCACTGTGCACAG GCAGCTGAATGCGTCAATGGCATGGAAGGCAGTGGAGGAGGCTATGAACCTACAGAAAGTCTTTCCAGAGATCATGGCTGGATTTGACCTA GTGGGTCGGGAAGATAGTGGAAGACCCCTCTGGTACTTCAAGGAGGCCTTGTCTCTGCCAGGCGAGAGAGGAGTCAACCTTCCATTCTTCTTCcatgcaggagagactg ATGAAGAGGGCACTGATGTGGATGGGAACCTACTGGATGCTTTACTGTTCAACACGTCTCGCATCGGCCATGGCTTTGCCCTGCTGCGCCACCCCGTGGCCAAGGCGCTCTCTAGGAGGAAAGAGGTGGCTGTAGAGGTGTGCCCCATCTCCAACCAG GTACTGAAACTGGTCTCAGACCTGCGGAATCACCCAGCTGCTGTTCTGATGTCAGAGGGCCATCCCCTGGTGATCAGTTCAGACGACCCTGCCATGTTTGGAGCTTCTGGCCTCTCACATGATTTTTACGAGGCGTTTGTGGGTTTAGGTGGAATGAACTCTCACATAGGAACTCTCAAGGAACTGGCCATGAACTCCATCAG GTACAGCTCTCTGTCGCCACAGCTGAAGGAGAAAGCATTGGATTTGTGGCAGAGAAAATGGGACAAGTTTGTCTCAGAGAACTCACAATAG